The following proteins are co-located in the Clostridiales bacterium genome:
- a CDS encoding 4Fe-4S dicluster domain-containing protein, with amino-acid sequence MENSIFFGYEAMREKAGERYIDEFLHQASMKLQCGRDSEKDFCIVAYMKQLIGELQGISCGKCTLCRLSLNQLKLIFDDAVSGEGKSDDISMIRLLCEALEYGTDCEFGKKAAAFIECTANENLTEIEEHIVQRTCRAMVCGGGITYHILGVACRGCGACLDACTEQAINGKPGYIHMIDNDACIKCGTCLEVCPNHAIESAGAVKPKCPDRLTKVGHFRNRK; translated from the coding sequence ATGGAGAACAGCATATTTTTCGGATATGAAGCGATGCGGGAAAAAGCAGGTGAACGATATATCGATGAATTCCTGCATCAGGCATCCATGAAATTGCAGTGCGGGCGAGACTCAGAGAAAGACTTCTGCATTGTAGCTTATATGAAACAATTGATAGGCGAGTTACAAGGGATAAGCTGCGGAAAGTGCACCTTATGCAGACTTTCCTTAAATCAGCTGAAGCTAATTTTCGATGATGCGGTCTCTGGCGAGGGTAAATCGGATGATATCAGTATGATAAGGCTGTTATGCGAAGCGTTGGAATACGGAACTGATTGTGAGTTTGGCAAAAAAGCCGCTGCATTCATCGAGTGTACTGCGAACGAGAATCTCACGGAGATTGAGGAACATATCGTGCAGAGAACCTGCAGGGCAATGGTATGCGGAGGAGGCATAACGTATCATATTTTGGGCGTTGCTTGCCGTGGCTGCGGAGCGTGCCTTGATGCTTGTACTGAACAAGCGATCAACGGAAAACCAGGATATATCCATATGATTGATAACGATGCGTGTATCAAATGTGGAACGTGCTTAGAAGTGTGCCCTAATCATGCAATCGAGAGCGCTGGGGCCGTCAAGCCGAAGTGTCCGGATCGATTGACCAAAGTGGGACATTTTAGAAATAGAAAATAA
- a CDS encoding FAD-dependent oxidoreductase produces MTSIQTELAIVAAGPAGLAAAITAAERDIEVVVFEKASVAGGTANMGMGPLGVESRLQKELLIGITKEEAFQIMMEHTHWNVDARLVREYLWKSGETIDWLEDMGVTFDRPTKYYPGADETWHVVKPEDGGIPGPRAASAMTKVMYQQAKKLGVQFHFETPVKSLIKDDSGRITGFKAEAANGEIYEVEAKAVLVACGGFGNNPEMIREYTGHVDGKDMYGFRIPGIDGDGLKMVWNAGGGKSHMEMERILGNEIPNVGCFTSKLIFSQASALIINRQGYRIINEEEIKNGAVAANSISRQYKRDAFQIIDDSIIKHFKRNGPDFPSTVFRSDFTKLFYDEIDDMIEQYPEAVFKADTIEQLAEKLGINMDTLINTIEEYNEGCEKGYDDVMGKNRKYLHPLIGRTFYAQRISSSAYGSLGGVRTNHKLEVLTDEFETIPGLYAAGTDVCDLYAGTYCYRLGGNTMGFAINSGRIAADAAVDYIFDSIE; encoded by the coding sequence ATGACCAGCATTCAGACAGAACTGGCGATTGTTGCCGCAGGCCCGGCGGGACTGGCAGCGGCGATTACTGCGGCAGAAAGGGACATTGAAGTAGTAGTTTTTGAAAAAGCATCCGTTGCGGGAGGAACTGCCAATATGGGGATGGGACCTTTGGGAGTGGAGAGCCGCCTGCAGAAGGAATTGTTGATTGGCATTACAAAAGAAGAAGCGTTTCAAATTATGATGGAGCATACACACTGGAACGTGGATGCAAGATTGGTTCGTGAGTATTTATGGAAATCAGGTGAGACGATAGACTGGCTTGAGGATATGGGCGTTACGTTTGACAGGCCAACAAAATACTATCCCGGAGCCGATGAAACATGGCATGTTGTAAAGCCGGAAGACGGAGGAATCCCCGGACCCAGGGCAGCTTCTGCTATGACAAAAGTTATGTATCAACAAGCGAAGAAACTGGGCGTCCAGTTTCATTTCGAAACACCGGTTAAGTCGCTGATAAAAGATGACAGCGGTAGAATAACGGGTTTCAAGGCAGAAGCGGCTAACGGTGAGATCTATGAAGTTGAGGCAAAGGCAGTGCTTGTAGCCTGTGGCGGATTCGGGAACAACCCGGAAATGATCCGTGAATATACCGGACATGTTGATGGAAAGGATATGTATGGTTTCAGGATACCGGGAATTGACGGTGATGGATTGAAAATGGTGTGGAATGCCGGCGGTGGGAAAAGTCATATGGAAATGGAGCGAATTCTGGGAAATGAGATACCAAATGTAGGATGCTTTACCAGCAAGCTTATTTTTTCGCAGGCTAGCGCCTTAATTATCAATCGTCAGGGATACCGTATTATAAATGAAGAGGAAATCAAAAACGGGGCTGTAGCTGCAAACAGCATTTCCAGACAATATAAAAGGGATGCATTCCAAATCATTGATGACAGCATTATCAAACATTTTAAAAGGAATGGACCTGATTTTCCAAGCACAGTTTTCCGCAGTGATTTCACCAAACTGTTCTATGATGAAATCGACGATATGATCGAACAGTATCCCGAAGCGGTATTCAAGGCAGATACCATCGAGCAGCTGGCGGAAAAACTGGGTATTAACATGGATACGCTCATAAATACCATTGAGGAGTATAATGAGGGTTGTGAAAAAGGCTATGATGACGTCATGGGCAAAAACCGTAAGTATCTGCATCCGCTGATCGGGAGGACGTTTTATGCACAGCGCATCTCCTCCAGTGCTTACGGCTCACTGGGCGGCGTTAGGACCAATCACAAACTGGAAGTACTGACAGATGAATTTGAAACAATCCCCGGGTTATATGCGGCGGGTACAGATGTATGTGACCTTTATGCAGGCACCTATTGTTACAGACTTGGGGGGAATACCATGGGCTTTGCGATTAATAGCGGAAGAATTGCGGCAGATGCTGCGGTGGATTATATCTTTGATTCGATAGAATAA
- a CDS encoding OFA family MFS transporter translates to MVEKMNKVETGFGKKGWILIIYCLITFYVCTAFKDTMNVAVYTFQEKYGWSQTLLLSLASIGSYVTCIVIYILGILNATGKLKLRNVALITGLIYACTISLWGLIHSLGIFIVNYIVMTVGYTVWSQYANNSICANWFPKKSGAVLGWTTIGFPLAAATNALLFMTLMKHMTFEKVYLLFGILTLFVCIWGYFGFRDYPEEMGYHPDNDTSMTQDKIKEFLEQEDGISKSSIWTTSRMLATKETWFISISNGVMLLLASGSMGQMVVRFVSGGMELEMAIKMMTVVGIFAMVGSWAFGKYDYRAGVKKAVLLGIVMMFVACGLYSINSFVPMVVGAAIIGAGLGGSSNFVVSCTSYYWKRKNFKKAYGTILTITTVIGSAGALVVANLANVFNYSVAYWLLMVLAAIAFLCMLFVKEGFVERYEEQLSKI, encoded by the coding sequence ATGGTGGAAAAAATGAATAAGGTCGAAACTGGGTTTGGTAAAAAAGGTTGGATACTAATCATTTATTGTCTCATTACTTTCTATGTTTGTACAGCTTTTAAAGATACTATGAATGTCGCTGTATATACCTTTCAGGAAAAATACGGCTGGAGTCAGACGCTGCTTCTCTCTCTTGCATCCATCGGTTCTTATGTGACCTGTATCGTCATTTACATACTCGGAATACTGAATGCAACAGGTAAGCTGAAATTAAGGAATGTTGCTTTGATTACAGGGCTTATCTATGCCTGTACAATTTCATTATGGGGGCTGATCCATAGTCTGGGGATTTTTATTGTAAATTATATTGTCATGACGGTAGGATATACGGTCTGGTCCCAATATGCAAACAACTCCATCTGTGCAAACTGGTTCCCCAAAAAAAGCGGCGCGGTATTAGGCTGGACGACAATCGGGTTTCCTCTTGCTGCTGCAACCAATGCCTTACTATTTATGACGCTAATGAAGCACATGACGTTTGAAAAGGTTTACTTACTGTTTGGGATTCTTACCTTGTTCGTATGTATTTGGGGATATTTCGGCTTTAGGGATTACCCCGAAGAGATGGGGTACCATCCGGATAATGACACTTCGATGACACAGGATAAGATAAAGGAATTTCTTGAACAGGAAGATGGAATCTCCAAAAGCAGCATTTGGACAACATCAAGGATGCTTGCGACAAAAGAAACCTGGTTTATCTCAATCAGTAATGGAGTGATGCTGCTTTTGGCTAGCGGTTCGATGGGTCAAATGGTTGTACGTTTCGTTTCCGGAGGCATGGAACTGGAGATGGCAATTAAGATGATGACGGTCGTTGGCATTTTTGCAATGGTCGGAAGCTGGGCTTTTGGAAAATATGATTATCGGGCCGGAGTAAAAAAAGCGGTTTTGCTTGGAATTGTGATGATGTTTGTGGCTTGCGGCCTTTATTCCATTAACTCCTTTGTACCGATGGTGGTTGGGGCGGCAATCATCGGTGCGGGATTAGGCGGATCATCTAACTTTGTTGTTTCCTGTACCTCCTATTACTGGAAACGTAAGAATTTCAAAAAAGCCTATGGTACGATACTGACAATTACTACTGTGATTGGAAGCGCCGGAGCTCTTGTGGTTGCAAATCTTGCAAATGTTTTTAATTATTCGGTAGCATATTGGTTATTAATGGTTTTGGCGGCAATCGCCTTCCTGTGTATGCTTTTCGTAAAAGAAGGCTTCGTGGAACGCTATGAAGAGCAATTAAGTAAAATCTGA
- a CDS encoding MFS transporter: MEKQARKGFGKGWVLILYAFLAYFTATAVGSAMNVAAGTLSDLRGWSSTLLTSFISLGCIANIVAGFVFGRLSINHSAKKLSILCSIVYIAALLGLGLTSQIWIFAACLIIANGISSALGYQLSPVIISKWFPKRKGMIMGIVTMGIPFCAGVASLIYHAGYSRFGAVGGFSGFIVVAAAAGIILALFITDDPAKVGYIPDNGVAAVSKADKVINKNSIWTTGKLLKTPQVWIHGIALGLQLTFASGLMVQLIPRLLELGYNINTAATMMIASGLLACVGSYLCGLIDQKVGARRAAYTSYIFGAVAMFTNLTGTAVGVWISLVCIGMVVGGAANWPASLCIELFGEDFANGYGVIQPIIQLVGAAGPAFFALIAGATGGYRIPYLAGAGLMIAGLLMFALLAKSDFVKKEEAKYMNA; the protein is encoded by the coding sequence ATGGAAAAACAAGCAAGAAAAGGCTTTGGCAAAGGGTGGGTTTTAATCTTATATGCTTTTTTGGCATATTTTACAGCAACAGCAGTGGGAAGTGCAATGAATGTCGCTGCCGGTACTTTATCGGATCTGCGAGGATGGAGCAGCACCTTATTGACCAGCTTTATTTCGCTGGGGTGCATCGCAAATATTGTTGCAGGATTTGTGTTCGGACGTTTATCGATCAATCACTCGGCGAAAAAATTAAGCATACTTTGCAGTATTGTTTATATCGCAGCGTTGCTTGGCCTTGGCTTAACTTCACAAATATGGATTTTTGCAGCTTGCCTTATCATAGCCAACGGCATTTCCAGCGCGCTGGGATATCAATTGTCACCTGTTATCATATCGAAGTGGTTCCCTAAAAGAAAAGGGATGATCATGGGGATTGTTACCATGGGTATTCCTTTCTGTGCAGGTGTAGCTTCATTGATCTATCATGCAGGCTATTCAAGATTTGGCGCTGTGGGTGGATTTTCTGGTTTTATCGTCGTTGCCGCTGCTGCAGGGATCATATTAGCACTCTTCATTACCGACGATCCGGCGAAGGTCGGATACATTCCTGACAATGGCGTTGCTGCGGTAAGTAAAGCTGATAAAGTCATAAATAAAAACAGCATTTGGACAACAGGAAAACTATTAAAAACGCCGCAAGTTTGGATTCATGGTATCGCATTGGGACTTCAACTGACTTTTGCAAGCGGATTAATGGTACAGCTGATCCCAAGACTGCTGGAACTCGGTTATAATATCAACACTGCTGCAACCATGATGATTGCATCAGGGTTACTGGCATGTGTCGGCAGTTACCTCTGCGGTTTGATCGACCAGAAGGTTGGAGCGCGCAGAGCTGCCTATACATCATATATCTTTGGAGCAGTGGCGATGTTTACAAATTTGACCGGCACCGCAGTTGGGGTTTGGATTTCTCTAGTCTGCATCGGTATGGTTGTCGGAGGTGCGGCAAACTGGCCGGCATCTCTTTGTATTGAATTGTTTGGGGAGGATTTTGCAAACGGCTATGGTGTAATTCAGCCTATCATTCAATTAGTCGGCGCCGCGGGGCCAGCATTTTTTGCACTGATCGCAGGAGCGACAGGAGGCTACCGGATTCCTTATCTGGCTGGTGCAGGGCTTATGATTGCAGGCTTGCTCATGTTTGCATTATTGGCCAAATCCGATTTCGTAAAAAAGGAAGAAGCCAAATATATGAATGCGTAA